CTGGCTGCAAGCCTCCCTAAGCAATTTATGAGCCCTGCGGAATGTGGTAGCTACAAGCCCTCAGCCTCCAGCCTCCCTGCCTTCTCCCAGGGTAGCCTTGGATTTATCTCAGTCTCTCTCCCCAAGGTTTGGTGTGGTGACCTGCCTTGGAGGTGAGAGGGGAAGTGTCAGGTGCCTTTGCTCTCTGTCCTGTCCTCATCAGCTGTCTGAGCATTGCTGACTGTACGAAGCTGCCCCTGGGCCGCGGGCTTCACGGACAAGACCAAGCGTTTCCGAAAGGTCTCGCAGAGTACTATGTACACAAAGGGATTGAGGCAGCTGTTGGCGTAGCCCAAGCTGATGGCCGCATTGTACAAGTAGACAAACGTGAGGGTGGGGCGGCTGATGGAGAGCTGGGTCAGCTGCAGCACATAGTAGGGTGCCCAGCACACAAAGAACACCAGGCAGATGGCGATGGCCGTGCGAGTCACCCTCTTTGTCCGAAGCCGGATGCTGCGTTGAGAGGCTGGGGCCACCGAAGAGGTCATACGCTGCAGTATCTTCACGTATGCAGCGGTGATGACCACAAAGGGCAGGGCGAAGGCCAGGAAAAACTGGTATAGAGTGAACCAGTAGAGGTCAGTGTCGGGGTTTGGCAGGCGGATGCCACAGCCCACAGCACCCCCTGGGAAGGGGATGAGCCTGGCATAGAGCCACACGGGGGTGATGCTGATGAAGGAGAGAGCCCACAGGAGGCAGATCACGAGGGTGGCCATAGAGGGCTTCCGGAATTTGGTGGAGGAGATGGGGTGGACGGTGGCCAAGTAGCGATCAATGGCCATGGCGGTCAGGATGTAGGTGCTGGTGAACTGACTGTTGGCATCCATGGCGGTGATGAGGGTGCACATGGTTTCCCCAAAGTGCCAAACCCCATTGCCCATGAGCTGGTGGATCATGAAGGGCATGCCCAGGAGGAAGAGCAGATCCACCACCGAGAGGTTAATGATGAAGATGTCCGGGACGTTGCTGCACCAGTGTAGCTTGGATTTTTTCACCACGGCGAAGATGACTGTGGAGTTTCCCACAATGCCCAGGAGACAGATGGTACCAAACACCGAAGGCATAATGATGTTGATGTAGGAGACACTCCCTTTTCGAGGAGGTGACCCTGAGGACAGAAGGAACAAGTGTGACCTGCCATCCGCTCCAGAAGCTGACAAGCTGCCATCCAGTGGCACTCCTGCTGACCTCTCGTGGTCCCCATTTCAGCTTGAGGTCACGATCATCTCCCACCGCCTTCCCTCACATGCTATTGTTAATTCTGTCCCTTACCCTCCTCCACTGTTCCCTGCTGAATACTCCTACCGAATTTTCTAGACCCACCTGTTACTCAAAAGACCTTCACGTCAGTCATTTACACAGAGGGCCGGGAGTCAAGACTCCCAGATGTCTGCTGAGAACTCCACATCCCTGAGGTTCACCAGGAATccttgtcaaaacaaaaaaaacttgaaGGACGTTCAAGAATGcactagtgtgtgtgcatgcccatacgcatgtatgtgtgtgtgtgtgtgcgtgcgcatgtgtttggtgtgtggtgTTTTCCTTATTTGCACACTCATCATTTCAGAGATAGCTGGCCAAAGGTTTTATACAGATTCCTAGGCATATCCGGGGAGTGACTGTCACTATGGGTGTGGGGTGTGTTTTAGGCTCAACAGCCCAGCCCTCTCCAGGCTCCCAACAGGGATTTCCTTGGGCCATGTCTCCTGAGCCTGGGCTTCCCCAACAGGGCTGAGACTGATGCTGTGTTATACCCCAGAAGCTTGAGAATTTTCTCCACATaaacccttccccttctctcccttctccttcaaaGCTAGAATTTCAGGGCATTGCCGTTCTGCAAATGTCAAGAAGCTTAATTCACCAGAAAAGTTAATCCTCTCACACCCTGTGAAGTCTTTTgctcccagcagcctctgctaGAGGACAGCAAGGACCACTCGGACCCCATTACCCCAGTGCGAGGCTAGAGGATTGAGCCCAGGGTAGCGGTGAATCAAAGAGCTTCCGCTGGCTCCCACATGCTACCCGCCCGCTCTCCTCTCGCTTGCTTT
The Microtus pennsylvanicus isolate mMicPen1 chromosome 2, mMicPen1.hap1, whole genome shotgun sequence DNA segment above includes these coding regions:
- the Mchr1 gene encoding melanin-concentrating hormone receptor 1, with amino-acid sequence MGLLEPSCCSAGSQEWELQPGLKRLTCICLRMLMCLGDVSRSWEGGSGASSWAQRQQRLPGARGRPFSRLQGWLTLGTRRWQALEAAAACVGGRALNSREQATCTGCMDLQASLLSTGPNASNISDGQDNLTLAGSPPRKGSVSYINIIMPSVFGTICLLGIVGNSTVIFAVVKKSKLHWCSNVPDIFIINLSVVDLLFLLGMPFMIHQLMGNGVWHFGETMCTLITAMDANSQFTSTYILTAMAIDRYLATVHPISSTKFRKPSMATLVICLLWALSFISITPVWLYARLIPFPGGAVGCGIRLPNPDTDLYWFTLYQFFLAFALPFVVITAAYVKILQRMTSSVAPASQRSIRLRTKRVTRTAIAICLVFFVCWAPYYVLQLTQLSISRPTLTFVYLYNAAISLGYANSCLNPFVYIVLCETFRKRLVLSVKPAAQGQLRTVSNAQTADEDRTESKGT